In Pyrus communis chromosome 8, drPyrComm1.1, whole genome shotgun sequence, one genomic interval encodes:
- the LOC137742647 gene encoding kinesin-like protein KIN-14I, with protein MAAAAGGTALSFSVASMVEDVLQQHGTRLGDLNLESRKAEEAASRRNEAAGWLRKMIGVVAAKDMPAEPSEEEFRLGLRSGIILCNAINKVQPGAVPKVVESPCDSALIPDGAALSAFQYFENVRNFLVAIEGMGLPSFEASDLEQGGKSARVVNTVLALKSYSEGKQTGGNGISKFGANIKPTTSAARPFVRKNSEPFTNSLSRTSSMNDKSLSALSSDLNSNKMPSSHSLSMLVRAVLLDKKPEEVPMLVESVLSKVMEEFEQRMSSQCELTKPSPKDVAVSHGYKFPMKFASGDKKVEDKSLVNTKHISDEESKSRLLKQQMIFDQQQRDVQELKQTLHTTKSGIQFMKMKFHEEFHNIGLHIHGLAHAASGYHRVLEENRKLYNQVQDLKGSIRVYCRVRPFLSGVSNCLSTVDHIEDGNITINTPARHGNGHKSFSFNKVFGPSASQADVFSDMQPLIRSVLDGYNVCIFAYGQTGSGKTYTMSGPRELTEKSQGVNYRALGDLFFIADRRKDTFRYDVSVQMIEIYNEQVRDLLVTDGSNKRLEIRNSSQTGLSVPDANLVPVSSTSDVIDLMNLGQKNRVVGATALNDRSSRSHSCLNVHVQGRDLTSGAILRGCMHLVDLAGSERVDKSEVTGDRLKEAQHINKSLSALGDVIASLAQKNPHVPYRNSKLTQLLQDSLGGQAKTLMFVHISPEADAVGETISTLKFAERVATVELGAARVNKDSTDVKALKEQIAGLKAQLARKEEAERNQPPVSGSSDKYRMKSGEMSPFHSNHQGTDMMGDQNGCQTPMINVGKIEINDNSASRTKRQSFDLDELLGNSSPWPPVDSPIQNCGEDDRDMSSGEWVDKVMVNKLEASRAGNPLGSWGADSGNLSDGFYQKYLQDSSKVYPEQSYNMFAGSNGFNVASTDDMDDLDAATSDSSEHDLLWQFNQTKLTSIANGIASKTKKPNGKPMKGLEPSKSFNPSLGPSPSRKPLNGVPHRTARQPVPAEMKRKAGSRK; from the exons aTGGCTGCAGCAGCAGGAGGAACGGCATTGTCGTTTTCGGTTGCGTCGATGGTGGAGGACGTGCTTCAACAGCACGGCACTCGCCTCGGCGATCTTAATTTGGAGTCTCGAAAAGCTGAGGAAGCCG CATCAAGGAGAAATGAGGCGGCCGGGTGGCTTCGAAAGATGATCGGCGTTGTTGCCGCTAAAGACATGCCGGCAGAGCCTTCGGAGGAAGAGTTTAGGCTTGGATTGAGAAGTGGGATAATCCTCTGCAATGCGATCAATAAAGTTCAACCTGGAGCTGTGCCCAAG gTGGTAGAAAGTCCATGCGATTCAGCTTTGATCCCCGATGGGGCGGCTTTGTCTGCGTTTCAGTACTTCGAGAATGTGAGGAACTTCCTTGTTGCTATCGAGGGGATGGGGCTTCCCTCGTTTGAGGCATCTGATTTGGAACAA GGAGGGAAATCTGCAAGAGTTGTAAATACGGTTCTGGCGCTTAAATCTTACAGTGAGGGGAAACAGACCGGGGGAAATGGCATATCAAAATTTGGTGCAAACATAAAACCCACTACTTCTGCGGCAAGGCCTTTTGTAAGGAAAAATTCGGAGCCATTCACGAATTCGCTGTCAAGAACTTCCTCAATGAATGACAAATCCTTGAGCGCTCTGTCCTCTGATCTTAATTCTAATAAGATG CCTAGTTCTCACTCCTTGAGTATGCTTGTTCGCGCAGTTCTATTAGATAAGAAGCCTGAAGAAGTTCCGATG TTGGTAGAGTCTGTGCTAAGCAAGGTCATGGAGGAATTTGAGCAACGTATGTCCAGCCAATGTGAATTG ACAAAACCAAGTCCAAAAGATGTGGCTGTTTCGCATGGATACAAGTTTCCAATGAAATTCGCTTCTGGTGATAAAAAG GTGGAAGACAAATCACTTGTCAATACAAAGCACATCTCGGATGAGGAATCAAAAAGTCGGCTGCTTAAACAGCAAATGATCTTtgatcaacaacaaagagatgTTCAG GAATTAAAGCAAACTCTTCACACTACCAAATCTGGTATTCAGTTTATGAAAATGAAGTTCCACGAGGAGTTCCACAATATTG GTTTACACATTCATGGCTTAGCTCATGCAGCGAGTGGATATCACAGAGTTCTTGAAGAAAATCGAAAGCTTTACAATCAAGTTCAAGATCTCAAAG GAAGTATCAGGGTTTATTGTCGAGTGAGACCCTTCTTATCTGGAGTATCAAACTGTTTAAGCACTGTGGATCATATCGAAGATGGAAATATCACTATTAACACCCCAGCAAGGCATGGGAACGGACACAAGTCCTTCAGTTTCAACAAAGTATTCGGGCCATCTGCAAGCCAAG CTGATGTCTTCTCTGATATGCAACCACTGATTCGGTCCGTCCTTGATGGTTACAATGTTTGCATATTTGCATACGGGCAAACTGGATCAGGCAAAACGTACACTATG AGTGGACCCAGAGAACTTACAGAGAAAAGCCAAGGTGTAAATTATAGGGCATTGGGAGACTTGTTTTTTATAGCAGATCGAAGAAAGGACACTTTCCGGTATGATGTTTCTGTTCAAATGATTGAGATCTATAACGAGCAAGTACGAGATCTCCTTGTTACTGATGGGAGTAACAAAAG ATTAGAAATTCGTAATAGTTCTCAAACAGGTCTCAGTGTGCCAGATGCAAATCTTGTTCCTGTATCATCAACATCTGATGTTATCGATCTGATGAACCTTGGACAAAAGAATCGCGTTGTGGGTGCAACTGCCCTAAATGACCGTAGTAGTCGTTCTCACAG TTGCTTGAATGTTCATGTTCAAGGAAGGGATTTGACATCTGGAGCTATTCTTCGTGGCTGTATGCATCTGGTTGATCTTGCAGGAAGTGAGAGGGTGGACAAATCTGAGGTGACTGGGGATAGATTAAAAGAAGCTCAACATATTAACAAATCACTCTCAGCTTTAGGCGATGTTATCGCTTCCCTTGCCCAAAAGAACCCACATGTTCCTTATAGAAATAGTAAACTAACACAGTTGCTCCAAGATTCACTTG GTGGACAGGCCAAGACACTTATGTTTGTTCACATAAGCCCTGAGGCAGATGCTGTTGGTGAAACAATAAGCACGCTCAAATTTGCAGAGCGAGTAGCCACAGTTGAACTTGGTGCAGCCCGAGTAAACAAAGATAGCACAGATGTCAAAGCTCTCAAGGAACAG ATTGCTGGTCTTAAGGCACAACTAGCCAGGAAAGAGGAAGCTGAACGCAATCAACCCCCAGTCTCTGGCAGCTCTGATAAATACAGGATGAAATCTGGTGAGATGTCACCATTTCATTCTAACCATCAGGGTACAGACATGATGGGGGACCAGAATGGTTGCCAGACACCAATGATCAATGTAGGCAAAATTGAG ATTAACGACAATTCTGCTTCGAGGACAAAAAGACAAAGCTTTGATCTTGATGAGCTACTAGGTAATTCATCTCCCTGGCCCCCAGTTGATAGTCCTATTCAAAACTGTGGAGAGGATGATAGAGACATGAGCTCAGGCGAGTGGGTTGATAAGGTTATGGTAAACAAGCTAGAAGCAAGCAGAGCTGGAAATCCTTTAGGATCATGGGGAGCAGACAGTGGGAATTTATCTGATGGTTTCTACCAGAAATATCTCCAGGATTCTTCCAAGGTTTATCCAGAACAATCCTACAATATGTTCGCGGGAAGCAACGGGTTCAATGTTGCTAGCACCGATGACATGGATGATCTTGATGCTGCCACCAGTGACTCTTCAGAGCATGATTTGCTCTGGCAATTCAATCAAACTAAACTTACTAGCATAGCCAATGGGATTGCGTCGAAAACCAAGAAACCTAATGGAAAGCCAATGAAAGGCCTAGAACCAAG CAAGAGCTTTAATCCTTCTCTAGGCCCTTCACCGTCACGAAAACCTTTGAACGGGGTACCACATCGGACTGCAAGGCAGCCAGTTCCGGCTGAGATGAAACGCAAAGCTGGGAGTAGAAAGTAG
- the LOC137741773 gene encoding major allergen Pru ar 1-like translates to MSSISSRQEFTSPVAADRLFKALITDSDNLIPKLMPTAIKSIEIIHGDGGVGSIKQINFAESSPSDKKFLTPPLCLNVPTCSSSLMLCWYALQDTLDVENLVCKYPLVEGDVLEGKIKSISYEVSFQASPIGGCTCKMMSEYDAAGDLEINEEEIRGGKERAMGMYKVVEAYLFESPGAYE, encoded by the exons ATGAGTTCCATAAGTTCGAGGCAGGAATTTACAAGTCCAGTGGCAGCAGACAGGTTGTTCAAGGCCTTGATCACAGACTCCGACAATCTCATCCCCAAGCTCATGCCTACGGCCATCAAGAGCATCGAAATCATCCACGGCGACGGCGGCGTAGGAAGCATCAAGCAGATCAACTTTGCTGAGT ctaGCCCATCCGATAAAAAATTCCTAACTCCGCCATTGTGTCTAAATGTGCCTACATGCTCGTCATCGTTGATGCTGTGCTGGTACGCGTTACAAGACACTCTGGACGTGGAGAATTTGGTGTGCAAGTACCCTCTGGTTGAAGGAGATGTATTGGAGGGCAAGATTAAGTCCATTTCTTACGAGGTGAGCTTTCAAGCTTCCCCCATCGGCGGATGTACTTGTAAGATGATGAGTGAGTACGATGCCGCGGGTGACTTGGAGATCAACGAGGAAGAAATCAGGGGTGGCAAAGAAAGAGCAATGGGCATGTACAAAGTTGTTGAAGCTTACCTCTTCGAAAGTCCTGGTGCCTACGAATAG
- the LOC137742431 gene encoding probable polygalacturonase isoform X2: MKSLLALLLILAFTSAAQYDGEGKDGECERKKLFDPRPHSVSLLEFGAVGDGKTLNTVAFQNAIFYVKSFADKGGAQLYVPPGKWLTGSFNLTSHLTLFLESGAIILGSQDYTHWETVEPLPSYGRGIDLPGWRYRSLINGDNLTDVIVTGDNGTIDGQGSVWWEQFSYHALNYSRPHLVEFTGCENVTVSNLTLLNSPAWHIHPTYCSNMQVLNITLHAFHASPYTSGIVPDSSENVCIENCNISMGHDAIVLKSGWDEYGIAFGKPTKNVHIRGVNLQSSLGSGLAFGSEMSGGISHVRVEQLRLHDSFIGIALKTAMGRGGYMKDIVISNVEMENIHLAIEATGQIGSHPDEKYDPDELPVVKGITFENMVGTNVTLAGSFSGLEKSPFTSICLSNISFSLTWNSSTSWFCSNVIGFSHEVSPKPCPNLQDSAFNSSAACFFPLYNYASVL; the protein is encoded by the exons ATGAAGAGCCTA TTGGCTCTGCTTTTGATTCTGGCATTTACTAGTGCTGCTCAGTATGATGGAGAAGGGAAGGACGGAGAATGCGAAAGGAAGAAGCTTTTCGATCCAAGACCTCACAGTGTGTCACTCTTGGAGTTTGGAGCAGTTGGAGACGGGAAAACATTGAACACGGTCGCGTTCCAAAATGCTATTTTCTATGTCAAGTCGTTTGCAGACAAGGGCGGTGCTCAGCTCTATGTTCCGCCCGGAAAGTGGCTTACCGGAAGTTTTAACCTCACCAGCCACCTCACGCTCTTCCTGGAATCTGGCGCCATCATTCTTGGATCCCAG GATTACACTCACTGGGAAACTGTGGAACCCCTGCCTTCTTATGGTCGAGGGATTGACTTGCCGGGTTGGAGATATCGTAGCTTGATCAATGGAGACAATCTAACAGATGTGATAGTAACAG GTGATAATGGAACCATTGATGGACAGGGTTCCGTCTGGTGGGAACAATTCAGCTATCATGCCTTGAATTATAGCCGACCACATCTAGTGGAATTTACCGGATGCGAAAATGTTACTGTATCAAATTTAACCCTCTTGAACTCCCCTGCTTGGCACATTCATCCGACATACTGCAG CAATATGCAAGTTCTAAACATAACTCTTCATGCTTTTCATGCATCTCCATATACTAGCGGTATAGTCCCAG ATTCTTCAGAAAATGTTTGCATTGAGAACTGCAACATTAGTATGGGGCATGACGCAATTGTTCTCAAGAGCGGTTGGGATGAGTATGGAATTGCCTTCggaaaaccaacaaaaaatgtACACATCCGTGGCGTTAACCTTCAGTCTTCTTTAGGCTCCGGCCTGGCATTTGGCAGCGAGATGTCTGGAGGCATATCACATGTACGTGTAGAGCAACTTCGTCTACATGACTCATTCATCGGCATTGCACTCAAGACAGCTATGGGAAGAGGAGGTTATATGAAAGACATAGTTATATCCAATGTTGAAATGGAGAACATTCACTTGGCAATTGAGGCTACTGGTCAGATCGGTTCACATCCTGATGAAAAATATGATCCTGATGAACTGCCAGTAGTTAAAGGAATCACCTTTGAGAATATGGTCGGCACTAATGTTACATTAGCCGGAAGCTTTTCTGGACTCGAAAAATCGCCTTTCACATCCATCTGTCTCTCGAATATCTCATTCTCCCTCACTTGGAATTCGTCTACCTCATGGTTCTGTTCCAACGTGATCGGTTTTTCGCATGAAGTTTCTCCCAAACCATGTCCAAATCTCCAAGACTCGGCTTTTAACTCTTCCGCAGCTTGCTTCTTTCCCTTATATAATTATGCTTCAGTTTTGTGA
- the LOC137742431 gene encoding probable polygalacturonase isoform X1, whose amino-acid sequence MLFSMSSRLQTRAVLSSMFRPESGLPEVLTSPATSRSSWNLAPSFLDPRFTYNAKENLFPHTFFFLCTVVYSCHLIFYQFKGGRKGRVEIISVTKNFLCFVPIETFPHCKKHSVLAMLMQDYTHWETVEPLPSYGRGIDLPGWRYRSLINGDNLTDVIVTGDNGTIDGQGSVWWEQFSYHALNYSRPHLVEFTGCENVTVSNLTLLNSPAWHIHPTYCSNMQVLNITLHAFHASPYTSGIVPDSSENVCIENCNISMGHDAIVLKSGWDEYGIAFGKPTKNVHIRGVNLQSSLGSGLAFGSEMSGGISHVRVEQLRLHDSFIGIALKTAMGRGGYMKDIVISNVEMENIHLAIEATGQIGSHPDEKYDPDELPVVKGITFENMVGTNVTLAGSFSGLEKSPFTSICLSNISFSLTWNSSTSWFCSNVIGFSHEVSPKPCPNLQDSAFNSSAACFFPLYNYASVL is encoded by the exons ATGCTATTTTCTATGTCAAGTCGTTTGCAGACAAGGGCGGTGCTCAGCTCTATGTTCCGCCCGGAAAGTGGCTTACCGGAAGTTTTAACCTCACCAGCCACCTCACGCTCTTCCTGGAATCTGGCGCCATCATTCTTGGATCCCAGGTTCACATATAACGCAAAGGAAAATTTATTTCCGCacacttttttctttctgtgCACCGTGGTTTATTcatgtcatttgattttttatcaATTCAAAGGTGGGAGAAAAGGGCGTGTGGAAATCATTTCCGTAACCAAAAATTTTCTCTGCTTTGTTCCAATAGAAACTTTCCCACATTGTAAAAAACACTCGGTGTTGGCAATGCTTATGCAGGATTACACTCACTGGGAAACTGTGGAACCCCTGCCTTCTTATGGTCGAGGGATTGACTTGCCGGGTTGGAGATATCGTAGCTTGATCAATGGAGACAATCTAACAGATGTGATAGTAACAG GTGATAATGGAACCATTGATGGACAGGGTTCCGTCTGGTGGGAACAATTCAGCTATCATGCCTTGAATTATAGCCGACCACATCTAGTGGAATTTACCGGATGCGAAAATGTTACTGTATCAAATTTAACCCTCTTGAACTCCCCTGCTTGGCACATTCATCCGACATACTGCAG CAATATGCAAGTTCTAAACATAACTCTTCATGCTTTTCATGCATCTCCATATACTAGCGGTATAGTCCCAG ATTCTTCAGAAAATGTTTGCATTGAGAACTGCAACATTAGTATGGGGCATGACGCAATTGTTCTCAAGAGCGGTTGGGATGAGTATGGAATTGCCTTCggaaaaccaacaaaaaatgtACACATCCGTGGCGTTAACCTTCAGTCTTCTTTAGGCTCCGGCCTGGCATTTGGCAGCGAGATGTCTGGAGGCATATCACATGTACGTGTAGAGCAACTTCGTCTACATGACTCATTCATCGGCATTGCACTCAAGACAGCTATGGGAAGAGGAGGTTATATGAAAGACATAGTTATATCCAATGTTGAAATGGAGAACATTCACTTGGCAATTGAGGCTACTGGTCAGATCGGTTCACATCCTGATGAAAAATATGATCCTGATGAACTGCCAGTAGTTAAAGGAATCACCTTTGAGAATATGGTCGGCACTAATGTTACATTAGCCGGAAGCTTTTCTGGACTCGAAAAATCGCCTTTCACATCCATCTGTCTCTCGAATATCTCATTCTCCCTCACTTGGAATTCGTCTACCTCATGGTTCTGTTCCAACGTGATCGGTTTTTCGCATGAAGTTTCTCCCAAACCATGTCCAAATCTCCAAGACTCGGCTTTTAACTCTTCCGCAGCTTGCTTCTTTCCCTTATATAATTATGCTTCAGTTTTGTGA